One region of Epilithonimonas zeae genomic DNA includes:
- a CDS encoding type II toxin-antitoxin system RelE/ParE family toxin — protein sequence MVRIKWLISAKLDLKEIYDYISHDSKRYAQLQIVKIQTKTEVIKSNIFIGKLVSESNDKSVREIIEGNYRIIYKIVSQDEIHILMIHHGARDLIRRI from the coding sequence ATGGTTCGCATTAAATGGTTAATATCTGCGAAATTAGATTTAAAGGAAATTTATGATTATATTTCTCACGATTCTAAAAGATATGCTCAATTACAAATTGTAAAAATTCAAACAAAAACTGAAGTTATAAAATCAAATATTTTTATTGGAAAACTTGTAAGTGAAAGCAATGATAAAAGTGTAAGAGAGATTATTGAAGGAAATTACAGAATTATCTATAAGATTGTTTCGCAGGATGAAATTCATATTTTGATGATTCATCACGGTGCTCGAGATTTAATCAGAAGAATATGA
- a CDS encoding class I SAM-dependent methyltransferase, whose protein sequence is MDFSKLISSDIQNYINQNLNSDLNKLLLKKSPFSDVTIQEIVQQVKGKKIAEKKFPFLLKEGIIFPPNLNLEQASSQSTAKYKAQNLKGKSFLDLTCGFGIDAYFLSKNFDEVTLIEQNPELISIVENNWKVLNRKAHFINENLEVFLESLREPHTDNSTKFDVVYLDPARRDQQNKKKFLLEDLSPNLLEIEEKLHSIGDKIIVKLSPLIDISYLISELKNITEIQIIAVKNEVKELLLTIENNPLTDSQQPTTIKCINLESDEPGFSFNFNDEKLAKSEFSGSLNFLYIPNNSILKAGAFNIISEQFGLKKLHPNTHFYTSENKIENFPGRVLEIEKTEAKDLKKGEKYNIISKNYPLKPEEIKKKYKLNDGGNHYLIFTQSVDGKEILKSL, encoded by the coding sequence TTGTGCAACAAGTTAAAGGCAAAAAAATAGCTGAGAAGAAGTTTCCATTTTTATTAAAGGAAGGAATTATTTTCCCTCCAAATCTCAATCTGGAACAAGCTTCATCTCAATCAACTGCAAAATATAAAGCTCAAAATCTTAAAGGAAAATCTTTTCTTGATTTAACTTGTGGTTTCGGGATTGATGCCTATTTTTTGTCTAAGAATTTTGATGAAGTAACATTAATCGAACAAAATCCAGAATTGATTTCAATCGTTGAAAATAATTGGAAAGTATTAAATCGAAAAGCCCATTTCATTAATGAAAATTTGGAAGTGTTTTTAGAAAGTCTTCGAGAGCCTCATACTGACAATTCTACTAAGTTTGACGTCGTTTATCTTGACCCAGCGAGAAGAGACCAGCAAAACAAAAAGAAATTTTTACTTGAAGATCTATCACCAAATCTATTAGAAATAGAAGAAAAATTACATTCGATTGGAGACAAAATTATTGTCAAATTATCACCTTTGATTGATATTTCTTATCTCATTTCAGAATTAAAAAATATTACTGAAATTCAAATTATTGCGGTTAAAAATGAAGTGAAAGAACTCCTTTTAACTATAGAAAATAATCCATTAACTGACAGCCAACAGCCGACAACTATTAAATGTATCAATCTCGAATCTGATGAACCAGGATTTTCTTTCAATTTCAATGACGAAAAATTGGCAAAGTCAGAATTCTCAGGAAGTTTGAATTTCCTCTATATTCCAAACAATTCAATTTTAAAAGCTGGCGCATTTAATATTATTTCAGAACAATTCGGATTGAAAAAACTGCATCCAAATACACATTTTTATACTTCAGAAAACAAAATCGAAAATTTCCCTGGAAGAGTTTTAGAAATAGAAAAAACCGAGGCTAAAGATTTGAAAAAAGGAGAGAAGTACAATATTATTTCCAAAAATTATCCTCTAAAACCGGAAGAAATCAAGAAAAAATACAAGCTGAATGACGGCGGAAATCATTATCTGATTTTCACACAATCCGTTGATGGAAAAGAAATTCTGAAAAGCCTTTAA
- a CDS encoding LytR/AlgR family response regulator transcription factor produces the protein MEKLRCVVLDDEPIGREIIENFVKEIPFLELTDSFGDSVEALMFLENNSVDIVFSDIQMPKINGLDLVKTLENPPVIIFITAHRDFALDGFETGATDYLVKPVRFDRFLKAVNKAKDYINLKRNSTVHQVNDDRIFIKADGKLTKILLDEILYVEAQGDYLKIVINNESYTTLATLKSMDEVLTLPKFFRVQRSFIVNLEAIRSLNGNMVELTNGKSISIALNKKEELYQVLGIR, from the coding sequence ATGGAAAAATTACGTTGTGTCGTACTCGATGACGAACCGATTGGAAGAGAAATCATTGAGAATTTTGTCAAGGAAATTCCGTTTTTGGAATTGACAGATTCTTTTGGAGATTCTGTGGAAGCGCTAATGTTTTTGGAAAACAATTCGGTGGATATTGTTTTCAGCGATATTCAGATGCCAAAGATCAACGGTTTGGATCTAGTAAAAACATTGGAAAATCCGCCGGTTATTATATTTATCACGGCTCACAGAGATTTTGCTTTGGATGGATTCGAAACCGGAGCGACAGATTATCTTGTAAAACCTGTGAGATTTGACCGATTTTTAAAAGCGGTGAATAAAGCAAAAGATTATATCAATCTGAAACGAAATTCAACAGTTCATCAGGTGAATGATGACCGAATTTTCATCAAAGCGGATGGAAAACTCACAAAAATTCTTCTGGACGAAATCCTGTATGTAGAAGCGCAAGGCGATTATTTGAAAATCGTTATTAATAATGAATCATACACGACTTTAGCAACGTTAAAATCTATGGATGAAGTTCTGACTTTGCCCAAATTTTTCCGAGTTCAAAGGTCTTTCATCGTCAATCTGGAAGCTATCAGAAGTTTAAACGGAAATATGGTTGAATTAACGAATGGAAAGAGCATTTCAATTGCTTTGAACAAGAAAGAGGAATTGTATCAGGTTTTGGGGATTAGATGA
- the typA gene encoding translational GTPase TypA: MQNIRNIAIIAHVDHGKTTLVDKIIHATNIFRENQESGELIMDNNDLERERGITILSKNISVNYKDVKINVIDTPGHADFGGEVERVLKMADGVILLVDAFEGPMPQTRFVLQKALELGLRPLVVINKVDKPNCRPDEVHDQVFDLFFNLDATEEQLDFPTFYGSSKQGWFNTSLEETDNIFPLLDGILQYVPEPKVTEGNLQMQITSLDFSSFLGRIAIGKVTRGEVKESQWIGLAQADGKIVKGKVKELYVFEGLGKKKVTEVQAGDICAVVGFDAFQIGDSFVDLENPEPLERTAIDEPTLNMTFSINNSPFFGKDGKYVTSNHLKERLTKELEKNLALRVQQTDDANTFLVFGRGILHLSVLIETMRREGYEMTIGQPQVILKEDENGQKLEPYESLVVDVPEEFASRVIDLATQRKGDLHIMETKGEMQHMEFEIPSRGLIGLRSQMLTATAGEAIMAHRFTEYKPFKGAIPGRNNGVLVSKGTGPATEYSINKLQDRGKFFVDPGEEIYTGMIIGEQNKPGDLVVNIVEAKQLNNMRAAGKDKDTGVAPKILFSLEECMEYIQADEAIEVTPNFIRMRKKILSEEDRKRLERQAKA; encoded by the coding sequence ATGCAAAACATTAGAAATATAGCGATTATCGCACACGTTGACCACGGAAAAACGACTTTGGTTGATAAGATTATTCACGCAACCAACATCTTCAGAGAGAATCAGGAGAGCGGTGAGTTGATTATGGATAATAACGATTTGGAAAGAGAAAGAGGGATTACCATTCTTTCAAAAAACATCTCTGTAAATTACAAAGACGTTAAAATCAATGTAATCGATACACCTGGTCACGCCGATTTTGGTGGTGAGGTAGAAAGAGTTTTGAAAATGGCTGACGGAGTTATTTTGTTGGTGGATGCGTTCGAAGGACCAATGCCACAGACAAGATTTGTACTTCAAAAGGCTTTGGAACTTGGTCTTAGACCTTTGGTTGTAATCAACAAAGTTGACAAACCAAACTGTCGTCCGGACGAAGTTCACGACCAAGTTTTTGACTTGTTCTTCAACCTTGATGCTACTGAAGAGCAGTTGGATTTCCCAACATTCTATGGTTCATCTAAACAAGGTTGGTTCAACACTTCATTAGAAGAAACAGATAATATTTTCCCATTATTAGACGGGATTTTACAATATGTTCCAGAACCAAAAGTAACTGAAGGTAACCTTCAGATGCAGATTACTTCATTAGATTTCTCTTCTTTCTTAGGAAGAATTGCAATTGGAAAAGTAACAAGAGGTGAGGTAAAAGAATCTCAATGGATTGGTCTTGCTCAGGCAGATGGAAAAATTGTGAAAGGAAAAGTAAAAGAACTTTACGTTTTCGAAGGTCTTGGAAAGAAAAAAGTAACTGAAGTACAAGCAGGAGATATCTGTGCTGTAGTAGGTTTCGATGCGTTCCAAATTGGAGATTCTTTCGTTGACTTGGAAAATCCTGAGCCATTGGAAAGAACAGCAATTGATGAACCGACATTGAATATGACGTTCTCTATCAACAACTCACCTTTCTTTGGTAAGGATGGTAAATATGTAACTTCAAACCACCTTAAAGAAAGATTAACTAAGGAATTAGAGAAAAACTTGGCATTGAGAGTTCAACAAACTGACGATGCGAACACTTTCCTGGTTTTTGGTAGAGGTATTCTTCACTTATCAGTTTTGATTGAAACCATGAGAAGAGAAGGTTATGAGATGACAATTGGTCAGCCACAAGTTATCTTGAAAGAAGATGAAAATGGTCAAAAATTGGAGCCTTATGAATCTTTGGTTGTTGACGTTCCTGAGGAATTTGCTTCTAGAGTTATCGACTTAGCAACTCAGAGAAAAGGTGACCTTCACATTATGGAAACTAAAGGTGAAATGCAACATATGGAATTCGAGATTCCTTCAAGAGGTCTAATCGGATTGCGTTCTCAAATGTTGACTGCAACTGCTGGTGAAGCTATTATGGCGCACCGTTTCACAGAATATAAGCCTTTCAAAGGTGCTATTCCTGGAAGAAACAATGGTGTATTAGTAAGTAAAGGAACTGGTCCAGCTACAGAATATTCTATCAACAAACTTCAAGATAGAGGTAAGTTCTTCGTTGATCCAGGTGAAGAAATCTACACTGGAATGATTATCGGTGAGCAAAACAAACCTGGTGATTTGGTTGTAAATATTGTAGAAGCTAAACAGTTGAATAATATGCGTGCAGCCGGAAAAGATAAAGATACTGGTGTTGCACCAAAAATCTTGTTCTCTCTAGAAGAATGTATGGAATATATCCAAGCTGATGAAGCAATCGAGGTTACGCCTAACTTCATCCGTATGAGAAAGAAAATCCTTTCTGAAGAAGATAGAAAAAGATTGGAAAGACAAGCAAAAGCTTAA
- the purU gene encoding formyltetrahydrofolate deformylase has protein sequence METILRINCTDEKGLVYKISELLFKNEFNITKNDEFVDEDNGRFFMRTTFEGDCDREQIAKEVLAMLPPDSKVDCVDGRKKDVVILVTKEHHCLADLLIRNQFKDLNFNILAVIGNYETLQELTEKFDIPFIYIPAENITREEHENKIKETLKNYQFDYLVLVKFMRILSPNFIQNLEGKIINIHHSFLPAFIGANPYKQAFKRGVKIIGATAHFVTNDLDEGPIIYQDIIKVSHSKTARDLAKMGKDVERIVLANALKLVFDDKVFIDGNKTIIFE, from the coding sequence ATGGAAACTATTCTTAGAATCAATTGCACAGACGAAAAAGGCTTAGTCTATAAAATATCTGAATTGCTCTTTAAAAATGAGTTCAATATCACGAAAAATGATGAATTTGTGGATGAAGATAACGGACGTTTTTTTATGCGCACGACTTTCGAAGGTGATTGTGACAGGGAACAGATTGCCAAAGAAGTTTTGGCGATGTTGCCTCCCGATTCTAAAGTGGATTGCGTGGATGGACGGAAAAAAGATGTTGTGATTCTCGTTACCAAAGAACATCATTGTCTTGCAGATTTGCTGATTAGAAATCAGTTCAAAGATTTGAATTTTAATATCTTAGCGGTCATTGGGAATTATGAAACTTTACAAGAACTGACAGAAAAATTCGATATTCCATTTATCTATATTCCTGCAGAAAATATCACGAGAGAAGAACACGAAAATAAAATTAAAGAAACACTGAAAAATTATCAATTCGATTATTTGGTTTTGGTTAAGTTTATGCGGATTCTTTCGCCTAATTTTATTCAGAATCTGGAAGGGAAAATCATCAATATTCATCATTCATTTTTGCCAGCGTTCATTGGCGCCAATCCTTACAAACAGGCTTTCAAAAGAGGTGTGAAAATTATTGGCGCAACGGCTCATTTCGTGACCAATGATTTGGATGAAGGTCCAATTATTTATCAGGATATTATTAAAGTCAGTCATTCCAAAACAGCAAGAGACCTTGCGAAAATGGGAAAAGACGTTGAACGAATTGTTTTAGCAAATGCCCTGAAATTGGTCTTTGACGATAAGGTTTTTATTGATGGGAACAAGACGATTATTTTTGAGTAA
- a CDS encoding sensor histidine kinase: MPFYISRMQTEPTIAELQPNQNILIEFEKFYNKSPKIIFHFLMWFVFSALLFLNYYIELKLSVFEGLILTLRNAVNNMVVFYIFFYLLVPKIFLLKRKTSIILLILSIPILVYIWMIVNHFMYVFYYHLGYEINVPVYKDIIKKNGSISLIEAIPFKAVIGNAVLVIFTMLPFFFVKILLEIIKIYNRTTELQQQKLEVEIQNINIEKDFLKSQLNPHFLFNTLNNLYGLSVKKDDLAPEVILNLSDIMSYTLYESNAEKVALEKEIDFIKNYFELEKMRYPKDKNILLEISGEDEISGLYIAPLMTFTFIENAFKYGLKSSQNQFIKQEIEIKNNTFYFILENDIDKTEIKKEFGGIGLENIKKRLQLLYPNQHILNIKTLENSFRVELKINL; the protein is encoded by the coding sequence ATGCCTTTTTACATTAGCAGAATGCAGACAGAACCGACGATAGCAGAACTTCAACCCAATCAAAACATCTTGATAGAATTCGAAAAATTCTATAACAAAAGTCCGAAAATAATTTTCCATTTTTTGATGTGGTTTGTATTTTCAGCATTGTTATTTCTTAATTATTATATCGAACTCAAACTGTCTGTCTTTGAAGGTTTAATTTTAACATTAAGAAATGCGGTCAACAATATGGTTGTTTTCTATATTTTCTTCTATTTATTAGTTCCGAAAATATTCCTATTAAAGAGAAAAACATCCATTATTTTATTAATTCTGAGCATTCCTATTTTGGTTTATATCTGGATGATTGTCAATCATTTTATGTATGTGTTTTATTATCATTTAGGCTACGAAATCAACGTTCCGGTTTATAAAGACATCATTAAAAAAAATGGCTCTATAAGTTTGATAGAAGCAATTCCTTTCAAGGCTGTTATTGGAAATGCAGTTCTTGTGATTTTTACGATGTTGCCTTTTTTCTTCGTTAAGATTTTGTTGGAAATCATAAAAATATATAACAGAACCACAGAATTGCAACAGCAAAAACTGGAAGTCGAAATCCAGAATATCAACATCGAAAAAGACTTTCTGAAATCACAGTTGAATCCGCATTTTCTTTTCAATACTTTGAATAATCTTTATGGTCTAAGTGTCAAAAAAGATGATCTTGCACCGGAGGTGATCTTGAATCTTTCCGATATAATGAGCTATACACTTTACGAATCTAATGCTGAAAAAGTAGCTTTGGAAAAGGAAATTGATTTCATCAAAAATTATTTTGAATTGGAAAAAATGCGTTATCCAAAAGATAAAAACATTCTGTTGGAAATCTCGGGAGAGGATGAAATTTCCGGACTTTATATTGCGCCTTTGATGACTTTTACATTTATAGAAAATGCTTTCAAATACGGCTTAAAAAGTTCTCAAAATCAATTCATCAAACAAGAAATTGAAATCAAAAACAATACATTTTATTTTATTTTGGAAAATGATATTGATAAGACCGAAATCAAAAAAGAGTTTGGAGGAATTGGATTGGAGAATATCAAAAAGAGACTACAACTACTCTATCCCAATCAACATATTCTGAATATCAAAACTTTGGAAAACAGCTTCAGAGTCGAACTAAAAATTAACTTGTAA
- a CDS encoding glycoside hydrolase family 10 protein, translated as MRFRLSFFQILLLAIFVVSCATKTKKSPTKSGVKKPITKTEIKLPPKPVVQLNNIKLPEIKREFRAVWIASVANINWPSRNDLSVDQQKQEAIQMLDMLVDLNFNAVILQVRPSADALYKSTHEPWSHFLTGQIGLAPYPEYDPLEFWIEECHKRGLEFHAWLNPFRAHHSNGGAISSESMVRKSPDNVVKLKNGMYWFDPADDRTQDQASKVIKDIISRYDVDGIHLDDYFYPYAEYNGGKDFPDYKTWSVYQQSGGTLSRADWRRGNVNKFVKRVYDEIKAQKNDVKFGISPFGIWKPGYPTGIKGSSQYDELYADAKLWLNQGWVDYFTPQLYWPVDSPGQSFPLLLQWWSDENTKGRHLWPGLNTVAVKSPNKATEIAREIEVTRQIIKNNTGEVHYSIAGISKSYEMQQELKNNSYKDKVLIPETNWLASEPLSELHVNLKKESNNFVISWNKQPEALSYVIYLKYGDNWQTEILSPELINKTVLSFSNGKKLTTVVVRSVGKLGKLSPYKAISAN; from the coding sequence ATGCGTTTCAGATTATCATTTTTCCAAATACTTTTATTGGCAATCTTTGTAGTTTCTTGTGCAACAAAGACTAAAAAATCACCAACTAAATCTGGTGTTAAAAAACCAATTACAAAAACTGAAATTAAGCTTCCGCCCAAACCAGTTGTTCAATTGAATAATATCAAATTACCTGAAATCAAAAGAGAGTTCAGAGCTGTTTGGATTGCATCGGTTGCGAATATCAATTGGCCATCTAGAAATGATCTGTCCGTAGATCAGCAAAAACAAGAAGCGATACAAATGTTGGATATGTTGGTTGATCTCAATTTCAATGCGGTAATTTTACAAGTTCGTCCTTCGGCGGATGCTTTGTATAAAAGTACTCACGAACCTTGGTCGCATTTTTTGACTGGACAAATTGGTTTAGCACCTTATCCTGAGTATGATCCTTTGGAATTTTGGATTGAAGAATGTCATAAACGTGGTTTAGAATTTCACGCTTGGCTGAATCCATTCCGTGCACATCATTCCAATGGTGGCGCAATCTCCTCAGAATCGATGGTCAGAAAATCGCCTGATAATGTTGTGAAGCTAAAAAACGGAATGTATTGGTTTGATCCGGCTGATGACAGAACGCAAGATCAGGCTTCAAAAGTGATTAAAGATATTATTTCGAGATATGATGTTGATGGAATTCATTTGGATGATTATTTCTATCCGTATGCCGAATATAATGGCGGAAAAGATTTCCCTGATTACAAAACTTGGTCCGTCTATCAGCAATCTGGCGGAACGCTTTCCAGAGCAGATTGGCGAAGAGGAAATGTCAACAAATTTGTGAAAAGAGTATATGACGAAATTAAAGCTCAAAAAAATGATGTGAAGTTCGGAATCAGTCCATTTGGAATTTGGAAACCCGGTTATCCCACTGGAATCAAAGGTTCTTCTCAGTATGATGAATTGTATGCAGATGCCAAATTATGGCTGAACCAAGGTTGGGTAGATTATTTTACGCCTCAGTTGTATTGGCCTGTCGATTCGCCGGGACAAAGTTTTCCGCTTCTTTTACAATGGTGGAGTGATGAGAATACAAAAGGTCGTCATCTTTGGCCAGGTCTTAACACCGTTGCTGTAAAATCTCCAAATAAAGCAACAGAAATCGCCCGCGAAATAGAGGTGACAAGACAGATTATTAAAAATAATACAGGAGAAGTCCACTACAGCATTGCAGGAATTAGTAAAAGTTACGAGATGCAACAGGAGTTGAAAAACAACTCTTATAAAGATAAAGTTCTCATTCCCGAAACAAATTGGTTGGCTTCAGAACCTTTATCAGAACTTCATGTGAATCTCAAAAAAGAATCCAATAATTTTGTGATTAGCTGGAACAAACAGCCCGAAGCTTTGTCTTATGTGATTTATCTGAAATATGGCGACAATTGGCAAACTGAAATCTTGTCTCCGGAACTCATTAATAAAACAGTTTTATCATTTTCAAATGGAAAAAAACTGACGACAGTTGTAGTAAGATCTGTTGGGAAATTAGGAAAATTAAGTCCATACAAAGCAATTTCTGCTAATTAA